The Sporomusaceae bacterium FL31 sequence GTCCCAGTCTAGGGGTTCAGACTATTAGCTTCAAGGACTACGCAATTAAAGATGAAATTGATCCACTGTTTCTTTTAAATTCTGAGCCATGTTAGTAAGCTTCTGGCTCGCAGCAGCAATTTGTTCCATGGATGCCACTTGTTCTTCGGTGGCTGCTGACACCATTTCAGCCTCACCGGTTGCCTTTTTGCTTAAATCGTCGATTTTGTGAATTCCAACGATAATCTGCCGGCTGCCGCTATCGACCTGCTGCATTGAGGCCGAAATTCCTCGTACCTGCGCCGATACTTGCATGACCATTTCAGCAATGACATTGAAAGAACTACCAGCTGCGTTAACGGCCTCAGCCCCTAAGCTTACTTCCCTTGTTCCCTCGTCCATTGCAGCAACAGCTCTTGCTGTATCGCCTTGA is a genomic window containing:
- a CDS encoding methyl-accepting chemotaxis sensory transducer; amino-acid sequence: MQQGAAENRQAVEKSTQAAAKAKESGGSINQAVDQMVLIERTVNSSAQVVASLGERSKEIGQIIDTIAGIAGQTNLLALNAAIEAARAGEQGRGFAVVAEEVRKLAEQSQEAAKQIGSLIGEIQGDTARAVAAMDEGTREVSLGAEAVNAAGSSFNVIAEMVMQVSAQVRGISASMQQVDSGSRQIIVGIHKIDDLSKKATGEAEMVSAATEEQVASMEQIAAASQKLTNMAQNLKETVDQFHL